One Candidatus Paceibacterota bacterium DNA segment encodes these proteins:
- a CDS encoding NAD(P)-dependent oxidoreductase gives MSHIYVTGARGNIGSMLLQYMPHATPVYGNILTEPLLEDAFEPHSILVHLAGKSNIQESYTKELEYHKVNVAGLERIARMCLQKNIKMIFPSSIHIYGSSPPPLTERALLHAYSPYGETKIRGEHILHQWGREGLKYVILRPGGIFGYSPGMHFDTTVNKFTFQAFQNVPLSIWKEALHKRRGHLYVGDAVRAIAFFIEHDIFTNDAYNVITGNFTTNEIMQAIREYIPHVQTTYRTSIAANTHLEISDEKIRNLGFVPTGTLKQGIGEVMRHLQAL, from the coding sequence ATGTCTCATATCTACGTCACGGGGGCGCGCGGAAACATTGGCTCAATGCTCCTCCAATATATGCCGCATGCAACCCCCGTATATGGCAACATACTCACCGAGCCATTGTTGGAAGACGCTTTTGAGCCCCATAGCATCCTTGTACACCTTGCGGGGAAATCTAATATTCAGGAAAGCTACACGAAGGAACTGGAATACCACAAAGTAAATGTCGCCGGTCTAGAGCGCATTGCACGCATGTGTTTGCAAAAAAATATAAAGATGATATTCCCATCATCCATTCACATATACGGATCAAGCCCTCCCCCGCTTACAGAACGCGCCCTCCTACATGCGTATAGCCCCTATGGCGAAACAAAGATACGCGGCGAGCACATACTGCACCAATGGGGGCGCGAAGGATTAAAATATGTCATCTTGCGGCCAGGTGGTATTTTTGGCTATTCTCCAGGCATGCATTTTGATACCACAGTTAATAAATTTACTTTTCAAGCATTTCAAAATGTGCCGCTCTCTATTTGGAAGGAGGCCCTTCATAAACGGCGAGGGCATCTATATGTTGGCGACGCAGTGCGAGCAATCGCGTTTTTTATAGAGCATGATATATTTACCAACGACGCCTATAACGTTATTACGGGCAATTTCACCACCAACGAGATAATGCAAGCCATCCGAGAATACATACCCCATGTACAGACTACCTACAGGACAAGTATAGCCGCCAACACTCACCTCGAAATCAGCGATGAGAAGATAAGGAATCTCGGGTTTGTCCCCACAGGCACCTTGAAGCAAGGAATCGGTGAAGTCATGCGCCACCTCCAAGCACTATGA
- a CDS encoding sugar nucleotide-binding protein, protein MKYLVTGSHGKLGAELCPLIPCVTPTHAEMDILNPDAVERFVSREDINAVVHLAAITSRAAAEKDKLQSYRVNVQGTRTIATVAARHQKKVIYISTEIVFPGSEGNYREDDTPSPKDWYGFTKLAGEFEVQTATDDHLIIRTTFRPKTWEFPTAFTNVVTVGDYVDIIAKEIALCLTINPVGIIHIGTPKKTFFELAKRRKPDIQEELFPDNTFLRRDLNIEKWEMLKKESGSHM, encoded by the coding sequence ATGAAATATCTCGTAACAGGAAGCCATGGAAAGCTGGGCGCTGAATTGTGCCCCCTTATACCCTGCGTGACGCCAACTCATGCAGAAATGGATATTCTGAATCCCGATGCCGTGGAACGCTTCGTGTCTCGAGAGGATATAAACGCGGTCGTGCATCTTGCCGCAATCACAAGCCGCGCTGCAGCAGAAAAAGATAAGCTGCAATCATATAGAGTGAATGTACAGGGTACGCGCACGATCGCAACAGTCGCCGCGCGCCACCAAAAAAAGGTCATATATATTTCCACCGAGATCGTATTTCCAGGGTCTGAAGGAAATTATCGAGAAGACGACACCCCATCACCTAAAGACTGGTACGGGTTCACAAAACTTGCAGGAGAGTTTGAAGTGCAAACTGCAACAGATGATCACCTCATCATCAGAACTACATTCCGCCCAAAGACATGGGAATTCCCAACAGCCTTTACGAATGTAGTGACCGTAGGAGACTATGTAGATATCATTGCGAAAGAGATCGCCCTCTGTCTCACTATAAATCCCGTTGGGATCATTCACATTGGAACTCCAAAGAAAACTTTTTTTGAGCTCGCCAAACGAAGGAAGCCCGACATACAAGAGGAACTATTTCCAGATAACACGTTCTTAAGGAGAGACCTTAATATTGAAAAGTGGGAGATGCTCAAAAAAGAGAGCGGTTCTCATATGTAG
- a CDS encoding class I SAM-dependent methyltransferase — protein sequence MNEYQKNHLATITETTIRGIGDSDRHALTLFGIAAGSKGKLFLELGVRNGDSTLPLLLAAHLVGAKLISVDIQQTTFTPPPDLAPHWQFIQSDALAYLSNVPNDTVFDIVFVDDWHTYPHVKKELELLTRHVTPQSIVCLHDLMYGGTEPRYHTNPGMHKGEWAYGGPYRAVANLNDSWEWATLPWHSGLTILRKKDSVFAESRIKMWAKRTIRHLVPNLWQRLLAIYRHFKTLS from the coding sequence ATGAACGAATATCAAAAGAACCATCTTGCCACGATCACTGAAACCACCATCCGTGGCATCGGAGATTCTGACCGACATGCGCTCACACTCTTTGGTATTGCCGCTGGCAGCAAGGGCAAGCTCTTCTTAGAGCTAGGCGTACGCAATGGTGATAGCACGTTGCCGCTTCTCCTGGCCGCTCATCTGGTTGGCGCCAAACTCATCTCCGTAGACATCCAGCAGACAACATTCACTCCGCCACCCGACCTTGCTCCACATTGGCAATTTATTCAGAGCGACGCGCTCGCCTATTTGAGTAACGTCCCGAATGATACCGTTTTTGATATTGTGTTTGTTGATGATTGGCATACATACCCGCATGTCAAAAAAGAACTAGAGCTACTCACGCGCCACGTTACACCACAGAGCATCGTCTGTCTCCATGATCTGATGTATGGGGGTACAGAGCCTCGCTATCATACAAATCCTGGCATGCATAAGGGTGAGTGGGCATACGGTGGGCCATATAGGGCCGTTGCGAACCTCAACGACTCGTGGGAGTGGGCAACGCTCCCTTGGCACAGCGGGTTGACCATCTTACGCAAGAAAGATAGCGTCTTTGCAGAAAGCCGCATTAAAATGTGGGCTAAGCGCACTATACGCCACTTAGTACCAAATCTATGGCAGAGGCTTCTCGCAATATACCGACACTTTAAAACATTATCATGA
- a CDS encoding cupin domain-containing protein — MLIKGDASPVIETAHGGLKKVFLKNGDVPHLTQVAHGEIVNVGSTEQYAHAHETMWEVYYILAGVARYVVGDAIHEVRPGDVVAVPPKTRHFQDVLEAPHRFLYWGVAVDGPSTQ, encoded by the coding sequence ATGCTTATTAAAGGAGATGCATCACCGGTCATTGAGACCGCACATGGGGGCTTGAAGAAGGTTTTTCTCAAAAACGGAGACGTGCCACACCTCACCCAAGTTGCGCACGGAGAGATCGTCAACGTTGGGTCAACGGAACAGTACGCTCATGCACACGAAACCATGTGGGAGGTCTACTATATCCTTGCGGGCGTGGCTCGCTATGTTGTGGGAGATGCGATACACGAAGTGCGACCCGGTGATGTGGTGGCGGTGCCACCGAAAACAAGGCACTTTCAGGATGTGCTTGAAGCCCCTCACCGTTTTTTATATTGGGGCGTTGCAGTTGATGGGCCTTCTACGCAGTAG
- a CDS encoding methionine biosynthesis protein MetW, whose protein sequence is MSFLNTTKHYIRDLFKYPRYNEHSVDYAAYWQSRGVVRLNAFQRARALFLCGVIGQSSSVLDVGCGTGAMLAFLKEHGKTGELRGVDIAESALEAARRNGIDVIKGNIADPDALPAIDMHDYVTFFEVLEHMPHAEKLLEWGMAHARKAVVFSVPNTGFFAHRLRLLLGRFPLQWRAHPSEHVRFWTLRDMRWWLDAIGYQHAQVIGYVGVPVLYKLWPSLFAAGLMVVVPKNTDHAY, encoded by the coding sequence ATGAGTTTTCTTAACACAACAAAACACTATATCCGTGACTTATTTAAGTATCCACGCTACAACGAGCATAGCGTTGACTATGCAGCTTATTGGCAGTCCCGTGGCGTAGTGCGCTTGAACGCATTTCAAAGAGCGCGTGCACTGTTTTTATGTGGTGTCATAGGCCAATCAAGCTCGGTGCTTGATGTTGGATGTGGCACTGGGGCAATGCTTGCTTTTTTGAAAGAGCACGGGAAGACTGGAGAGCTACGAGGCGTTGATATCGCAGAAAGCGCACTAGAGGCTGCGCGGCGTAATGGAATTGATGTCATTAAAGGAAATATTGCCGATCCAGATGCGCTACCTGCGATCGATATGCACGACTATGTAACCTTCTTCGAAGTTTTAGAGCATATGCCCCACGCCGAGAAGCTCCTTGAGTGGGGCATGGCGCACGCCCGCAAAGCAGTTGTCTTTTCAGTCCCCAACACAGGATTTTTTGCACATCGACTACGGCTTCTATTGGGACGCTTTCCGCTCCAATGGCGCGCGCATCCATCAGAGCACGTTCGTTTTTGGACGCTGAGAGATATGCGATGGTGGCTCGATGCGATTGGGTATCAGCACGCACAAGTTATCGGCTATGTCGGAGTCCCGGTACTATATAAGCTATGGCCCTCCCTTTTTGCGGCGGGACTCATGGTGGTGGTGCCTAAAAATACGGACCATGCTTATTAA
- the asnB gene encoding asparagine synthase (glutamine-hydrolyzing), translated as MCGISGFTFPDRERIDRMTHALRHRGPDGAHVFMDRSVSLGHNLLAITETPSVGSQPWISDDKRYALVYNGEIYNYLDLKRELERLGEVFHTRGDTEVLFAGLRREGYRFLHRLNGMFALAWYDRDAEMLMIARDRAGMKPLYYVERDGVLTFASELRGLLEDPGMPRALRHEVLSAFFSIGYLPGSATLLKDVHKVMPGEYKVFSLRDRKFLETGWQEDLSNDHERTAFDVEQFRETLGGAIIDHTMGLRPFGMYLSGGLDSSIVLHELVAHGIQKPRTFTTRFDTNDPRFNEDADIAQRLSREYGAEHDELLITERAFTDATLKAIDVIEEPRYHSSRPAYYLLAQEASKTCTVILTGDGGDEQYMGYPKYYRSAALSKLYQRYPTWVLNAALSLREAYQGKAPFGLPLRLNEPLTRWWYVSRLLTQRHANLFTFPFKVSSALSHLEHISMPCVQSPSYDFGNAVADFDRLFWLPEDSLTMTDKIGMHFGMEARFPFLDARVTNYASRISSEEKLQAPGTKGLIRKAYHDMLPTYVTEKHKSGWTAPVALWMRSQFGDMVREVLEPNFYNETAPLFNFELLRTYTASGSAHSQNSIKAFFPIFTFQMWAKQLRITL; from the coding sequence ATGTGTGGCATTAGCGGCTTTACATTTCCCGATAGAGAGCGCATTGATCGCATGACACACGCGCTGCGTCACCGTGGCCCTGACGGGGCACACGTTTTTATGGATCGTTCAGTGAGTCTCGGGCACAACCTCCTTGCCATCACAGAAACTCCTAGCGTCGGTTCTCAGCCATGGATTTCAGATGATAAACGCTACGCGCTCGTATATAACGGCGAAATCTACAACTATCTTGATCTCAAGCGCGAGCTCGAACGTCTCGGAGAGGTATTCCATACGCGCGGTGATACAGAAGTACTTTTTGCGGGTTTGCGGCGCGAGGGGTATCGTTTTCTCCATCGCCTCAATGGCATGTTTGCGCTTGCCTGGTATGACAGAGATGCAGAAATGCTCATGATTGCCCGTGATCGAGCCGGCATGAAGCCGCTCTATTATGTTGAGCGCGACGGGGTGCTTACGTTTGCTTCAGAGCTGCGAGGACTGCTAGAAGATCCTGGAATGCCTCGGGCGTTACGGCATGAAGTGCTTTCGGCATTTTTTAGCATCGGATATCTCCCCGGATCGGCGACATTACTCAAAGATGTTCATAAGGTGATGCCGGGAGAATATAAAGTGTTCTCTCTGCGAGACCGGAAGTTTTTAGAGACTGGATGGCAAGAAGATCTCAGTAATGATCATGAACGTACGGCGTTTGACGTGGAGCAGTTCCGTGAAACACTAGGAGGGGCGATTATTGATCACACGATGGGGTTGCGTCCTTTCGGGATGTATCTCAGCGGCGGTCTTGATTCATCGATCGTACTCCACGAGCTTGTTGCTCATGGCATACAAAAACCGCGCACGTTCACCACGCGATTTGATACGAACGATCCGCGGTTTAATGAAGATGCTGATATCGCTCAGCGACTAAGCAGAGAGTATGGCGCAGAACATGACGAGCTTTTAATTACCGAAAGGGCATTCACTGACGCAACATTGAAAGCCATCGATGTGATCGAAGAGCCTCGCTACCACTCTTCTCGTCCCGCGTACTATCTTCTCGCGCAAGAGGCGAGTAAGACATGCACTGTTATTTTGACGGGCGATGGCGGAGACGAGCAATACATGGGCTACCCCAAGTATTACCGCTCCGCAGCGCTGTCGAAGCTCTATCAGCGCTATCCCACATGGGTGCTTAATGCGGCACTTTCCCTACGAGAAGCGTATCAGGGTAAGGCGCCGTTTGGATTGCCATTGCGCCTCAATGAGCCTTTAACGCGCTGGTGGTATGTGAGTCGGCTCCTCACACAGCGGCACGCTAACCTTTTCACATTTCCATTCAAAGTGAGCAGTGCGCTCTCCCATCTGGAACATATCAGCATGCCATGTGTGCAAAGCCCATCATATGATTTTGGTAATGCGGTTGCAGATTTTGACCGACTTTTCTGGCTTCCCGAAGACTCTCTTACAATGACAGATAAAATCGGTATGCATTTTGGTATGGAGGCACGCTTTCCATTTCTTGATGCACGTGTCACTAACTACGCGTCTCGTATCTCTTCCGAGGAGAAATTACAAGCGCCGGGGACCAAGGGTCTTATTCGTAAGGCGTATCACGACATGCTCCCTACCTATGTCACGGAGAAGCATAAATCAGGCTGGACTGCGCCAGTAGCGCTCTGGATGCGTTCGCAATTTGGTGATATGGTACGCGAGGTGCTCGAGCCAAACTTCTACAATGAAACAGCCCCGCTCTTTAACTTCGAGCTTTTGCGAACATACACCGCATCAGGATCGGCGCATTCTCAAAATAGCATCAAAGCATTCTTCCCTATTTTCACATTTCAAATGTGGGCAAAGCAATTACGTATAACGCTATGA